Proteins from a genomic interval of Zingiber officinale cultivar Zhangliang chromosome 2A, Zo_v1.1, whole genome shotgun sequence:
- the LOC122040643 gene encoding alpha-1,4 glucan phosphorylase L isozyme, chloroplastic/amyloplastic-like, which yields MASSSIPSRSASFPRVGCIPRSPFSLSSTTFVVPVVFSAGIRRGFGSRRLGRPISVRSVKQSVTDGGAPGFVIADDAASITSSIKYHADFTPSFSLESVDLSKAYFAAAQSVRDALIINWNATYEHYEKMNMKQAYYLSMEFLQGRALLNAIGNLELTGQYAEALSQLGHNLENVAETEPDAALGNGGLGRLASCFLDSLATLNYPAWGYGLRYRYGLFKQNITKDGQEEVAENWLEMGYPWEIVRYDVSYPVKFYGKVVIGSDEKKHWIGGEDIEVIAHDVPIPGYRTKTTINLRLWSTKVPSECFDLEAFNCGEHTKASEAHANAEKICYILYPGDDSIEGKILRLKQQYTLCSASLQDIIVRFEKRSGSSVNWEEFPDKVAVQMNDTHPTLCIPELMRILIDVKGLIWDQAWKITQRTVAYTNHTVLPEALEKWSLELMQKLLPRHVEIIEKIDNELLNDIILDHGKEDLKLLEKKLKDMRILDNVDFPDSVQKLFEKPKKETRKGSLEKTLVEAPAPLQSEKKLQVENLKPSSVLDNKVESGKKLSDKAQTKTDLSKKIKAEEEIHGEEEEKKEEEDEEDDDDEEEEEEEETFLKSNPKLPKMVRMANLCVVGGHAVNGVAEIHSDIVKQDVFQNFYKLWPEKFQNKTNGVTPRRWIRFCNPELSGILTKWIGTDEWVLNTEKLADLRKFADNEDLHLEWREVKRNNKLKVASFIKEKTGYIVSPNSMFDIQVKRIHEYKRQLLNILGIVYRYKKMKEMSAKERLLSFVPRVCIFGGKAFATYVQAKRIVKFITDVAFTINHDPDIGDLLKVVFVPDYNVSVAEKLIPASELSQHISTAGMEASGTSNMKFAMNGCILIGTLDGANVEIREEVGEDNFFLFGARADEIAGLREERAKGKFKSDPRFEEVKKFVRSGVFGIHNYNELMGSLEGNEGFGRADYFLVGKDFPSYLECQEKVDEAYRDQKGWTKMSILNTAGSYKFSSDRTIHEYAKAIWDIKPVVVP from the exons ATGGCGTCTTCGTCGATCCCTTCTCGATCCGCTTCATTCCCTCGGGTAGGATGCATTCCGAGATCGCCATTTTCCCTTTCATCCACCACCTTCGTCGTCCCGGTCGTCTTCTCCGCCGGGATCCGTAGAGGGTTCGGCAGCCGCCGCCTCGGCAGACCTATTTCCGTGAGGAGCGTCAAGCAGTCCGTCACTGATGGTG GTGCACCAGGTTTCGTGATTGCAGATGATGCCGCATCTATAACATCAAGTATAAAGTATCATGCCGATTTCACTCCCTCATTCTCTCTGGAGAGTGTTGATCTCTCCAAGGCTTACTTTGCTGCGGCGCAAAGTGTTCGTGATGCATTAATAATAAATTGGAACGCAACTTATGAGCACTATGAAAAGATGAATATGAAACAGGCTTACTATCTTTCAATGGAATTTCTTCAG GGAAGAGCACTATTAAATGCAATCGGTAATTTGGAGCTAACCGGCCAATATGCGGAAGCATTGAGTCAGCTAGGGCACAATCTTGAGAATGTTGCCGAGACG GAACCAGATGCTGCACTTGGGAATGGTGGTTTAGGACGTCTAGCCTCATGCTTTTTGGATTCCTTAGCAACTTTGAATTATCCTGCCTGGGGATATGGGCTTCGTTACAGATACGGATTGTTCAAACAGAACATCACAAAAGATGGACAGGAGGAAGTAGCAGAAAACTGGCTTGAG ATGGGATATCCCTGGGAAATTGTTCGATATGATGTCTCATATCCTGTAAAGTTTTACGGGAAGGTGGTTATTGGCTCAGATGAAAAGAAGCATTGGATTGGTGGGGAGGATATTGAAGTTATTGCCCATGATGTACCAATTCCTGGATACAGGACTAAAACCACAATTAACTTGCGTCTCTGGTCGACGAAAGTGCCATCAGAATGCTTTGATTTGGAAGCTTTTAATTGTGGAGAACATACCAAAGCATCCGAGGCACATGCAAACGCCGAAAAG ATATGCTATATATTGTATCCTGGAGATGATTCTATAGAGGGTAAAATTCTTCGGTTGAAACAACAATACACACTTTGTTCGGCCTCTCTTCAAGATATTATTGTGCGGTTTGAGAAGAGATCTGGAAGTTCTGTTAATTGGGAAGAATTTCCTGACAAGGTTGCAGTCCAAATGAATGATACTCATCCTACTCTATGCATCCCAGAGTTAATGAGGATACTGATTGATGTGAAAGGATTAATCTGGGATCAGGCCTGGAAAATCACTCAGAG AACTGTTGCATATACAAACCATACAGTTCTTCCAGAAGCtttagagaagtggagtttggaGTTGATGCAGAAGCTACTTCCACGGCATGTGGAGATCATAGAGAAGATAGATAACGAG TTGCTTAATGACATCATTTTGGATCATGGAAAGGAAGATCTTAAGCTTTTGGAGAAGAAACTCAAAGATATGAGAATTTTGGACAATGTTGACTTTCCAGATTCCGTTCAGAAATTGTTCGAAAAACCGAAGAAAGAGACCAGAAAAGGGAGCCTGGAAAAGACCTTGGTAGAAGCTCCTGCTCCCCTTCAATCTGAGAAAAAGCTTCAAGTGGAAAATTTAAAACCGTCCAGTGTTTTGGACAATAAAGTAGAATCTGGCAAAAAACTTTCTGACAAAGCTCAGACAAAAACAGATTTGTCTAAAAAAATCAAAGCAGAGGAAGAGAttcatggagaagaagaagaaaaaaaagaagaagaagatgaagaagatgatgatgatgaagaagaagaagaagaagaagaaacttttTTGAAATCTAATCCGAAGTTACCTAAAATGGTTCGCATGGCAAATCTCTGTGTTGTCGGTGGCCATGCAGTGAATGGAGTTGCTGAAATACACAGTGACATAGTTAAGCAGGATGTGTTCCAGAACTTCTACAAG TTATGGCCAGAAAAATTTCAGAATAAGACAAATGGTGTAACTCCTCGTCGCTGGATTCGTTTTTGCAATCCTGAATTGAGCGGCATATTAACTAAGTGGATTGGTACAGATGAATGGGTTCTCAACACGGAGAAGCTAGCAGATCTTAGGAAG TTTGCTGACAATGAGGACCTCCATTTGGAATGGAGAGAGGTTAAAAGAAACAACAAATTGAAAGTTGCTTCATTTATAAAAGAGAAAACAGGATACATAGTCAGCCCAAATTCTATGTTTGATATTCAG GTGAAGCGGATTCATGAATATAAGCGTCAACTATTGAATATCCTAGGAATTGTCTACCGTtataagaaaatgaaagaaaTGAGCGCAAAAGAGAGATTATTAAGTTTCGTACCTAGGGTCTGTATATTTGGTGGGAAAGCTTTTGCTACATATGTTCAAGCTAAGAGAATAGTTAAGTTCATCACAGATGTTGCGTTCACAATAAATCATGATCCAGATATTGGAGATTTACTGAAG GTTGTCTTTGTTCCTGACTACAATGTCAGCGTTGCTGAGAAGCTCATACCAGCCAGTGAGTTATCTCAACATATCAG CACGGCTGGCATGGAAGCAAGTGGAACTAGTAACATGAAGTTTGCAATGAATGGCTGCATTCTAATTGGAACTCTGGATGGAGCCAATGTTGAGATAAGGGAAGAAGTCGGAGAAGacaacttcttcctctttggtGCTCGTGCTGATGAAATCGCCGGTTTACGGGAAgaaagagcaaagggaaag TTTAAATCAGACCCACGATTTGAGGAGGTGAAGAAATTTGTCCGAAGTGGTGTATTTGGAATACATAACTACAACGAACTTATGGGATCCTTGGAAGGGAATGAAGGATTTGGTCGTGCAGATTATTTTCTTGTTGGCAAGGACTTTCCAAGTTACCTTGAATGCCAAGAGAAAGTTGACGAAGCATACCGTGATCAAAAG ggATGGACAAAAATGTCAATCTTGAACACTGCTGGCTCCTACAAGTTTAGCAGCGATCGGACGATTCACGAGTATGCAAAGGCAATCTGGGACATCAAACCTGTTGTAGTACCTTGA